In a genomic window of candidate division WOR-3 bacterium:
- the hemE gene encoding uroporphyrinogen decarboxylase: protein MKKDFILASLKQKPEKVPVWFMRQAGRYIPEYAEMRNKYSMKELIKNPTLAAKVTLLPFKYLDLDAAILFSDLLVILWGFGIDFEYEKDEGPKILKGNIKNFDYRELKFIEEEIKILKKELEVPLIGFTAAPFTLLSYIIEKSYKRDFPETRKFIYRKEEEWNFLIKKISKGIEDFLKLQSDAGCDALMIFDSWVGAVTPEIYIKNIFPFIQDIFKNLRGKIRIYFSLSSAHLAGIIEELECETIGIDFRVPINFAIKFFGKKHSIQGNLDPAILFSKFEKIKEELDKIEMERRNFQGFIFNLGHGILPETDIETLKEIIKIVHSWKI, encoded by the coding sequence ATGAAAAAAGATTTTATCTTAGCCAGTCTAAAACAAAAACCTGAAAAAGTCCCTGTTTGGTTTATGAGACAGGCTGGTAGATATATCCCTGAATATGCTGAAATGAGAAACAAATACAGTATGAAAGAACTTATAAAAAATCCAACACTTGCAGCAAAAGTTACACTTTTACCTTTTAAATATCTTGATCTTGATGCAGCAATTTTATTTTCTGACCTACTTGTGATCTTGTGGGGATTTGGAATTGATTTTGAATATGAAAAAGATGAAGGTCCAAAAATATTAAAAGGAAATATAAAAAATTTTGATTACAGGGAATTAAAATTCATAGAAGAGGAAATAAAAATTTTAAAAAAAGAACTTGAAGTTCCTTTAATAGGTTTTACAGCAGCACCCTTTACACTTTTATCGTATATCATAGAAAAAAGTTATAAAAGGGATTTTCCGGAAACAAGAAAATTCATTTACAGGAAAGAAGAAGAATGGAATTTCTTAATAAAAAAAATCTCAAAAGGAATTGAAGATTTTTTAAAATTACAATCAGACGCTGGATGCGACGCTTTAATGATTTTTGATTCCTGGGTAGGAGCAGTGACTCCTGAAATTTATATTAAAAATATTTTTCCCTTTATTCAAGATATTTTTAAGAATTTAAGGGGAAAAATAAGAATTTACTTTTCATTATCAAGTGCTCACCTCGCAGGTATTATTGAAGAACTGGAATGCGAAACAATAGGAATTGATTTTAGAGTACCTATTAACTTTGCAATTAAATTTTTTGGGAAAAAACACTCAATACAGGGAAACCTTGACCCTGCAATTTTATTTTCAAAATTTGAAAAAATAAAAGAAGAACTTGATAAAATTGAAATGGAAAGAAGAAACTTTCAAGGATTTATATTTAACCTTGGACACGGAATCCTACCTGAAACAGATATTGAAACTCTTAAAGAAATAATTAAAATTGTCCACTCTTGGAAAATTTAA
- a CDS encoding VTT domain-containing protein, translating into MLRKLLLIFLIFFFLLFLSYLLIILYPYSKSRILEIVKKFGFFAPFVLIFFHSFQVIVAPIPGQVFPFIMGFLYGAYLGSIMAITGNLIGSFTSFFLGKFGERKLVSTNKLKALENYRIKIVSRSILWLSLLFILPIPGLPKDLLCYFAGFIGVKEKDFLLSLLFGRIPIEILWVLAGSGVYKFFIPPN; encoded by the coding sequence ATGTTAAGAAAATTGCTTTTAATTTTTCTAATTTTTTTCTTTTTGCTTTTTCTATCCTATTTATTAATAATTCTCTATCCTTACAGTAAATCCCGAATTCTTGAAATAGTTAAAAAGTTTGGTTTTTTTGCTCCTTTTGTTCTTATTTTTTTTCATTCCTTTCAGGTAATAGTAGCACCTATTCCAGGGCAGGTTTTTCCCTTTATTATGGGTTTTCTTTATGGAGCCTATTTAGGTTCAATAATGGCTATAACTGGTAATTTAATCGGCTCCTTTACTTCTTTTTTTCTTGGAAAGTTTGGTGAAAGAAAGCTTGTAAGTACCAATAAGTTAAAGGCTTTAGAAAATTATAGAATAAAGATAGTTTCAAGAAGTATTTTATGGCTTTCTTTACTTTTTATCCTTCCTATTCCAGGTCTTCCAAAAGACCTTTTATGTTATTTTGCTGGATTTATAGGTGTTAAGGAAAAAGATTTTTTATTATCTCTTTTATTTGGAAGAATACCAATTGAAATTCTATGGGTTCTTGCTGGTTCTGGTGTTTATAAATTTTTCATTCCACCGAATTGA
- a CDS encoding pyridoxamine 5'-phosphate oxidase family protein has product MDLKVLRKEEKDEIKKILYELLKEEKIMVLATSFEDKPWATPVIFAWDGKNKIYFLSRKSTRHAVNLEKNPQISAAIYPKVLRPLRGIQMEGKVKILKGKENLKGLKVYIKRFPTAEGRLPLKDIIEKRGEFSFFEFLIEKIFLLSEKHFGWGKREDVTFLLNSVE; this is encoded by the coding sequence ATGGACCTAAAAGTGTTAAGAAAAGAAGAAAAAGATGAAATAAAAAAAATTCTTTATGAACTTCTTAAAGAAGAAAAAATTATGGTTCTTGCAACATCCTTTGAAGATAAACCCTGGGCAACACCTGTTATTTTTGCCTGGGACGGTAAGAACAAAATTTATTTCCTTTCAAGGAAATCAACAAGACATGCAGTAAATCTTGAGAAAAATCCTCAAATAAGCGCTGCTATTTATCCGAAAGTTTTAAGACCCTTAAGGGGAATTCAAATGGAGGGAAAAGTAAAAATTTTAAAAGGAAAAGAAAATTTAAAAGGTTTAAAAGTTTATATTAAAAGATTCCCAACTGCAGAGGGAAGATTACCTTTAAAAGATATAATAGAAAAAAGAGGGGAATTTTCCTTTTTTGAGTTTTTAATAGAAAAAATTTTTCTTTTAAGTGAAAAACATTTCGGTTGGGGGAAAAGGGAAGATGTCACATTTCTTCTCAATTCGGTGGAATGA
- a CDS encoding M48 family metallopeptidase has product MKIFKKINFSLFFVFIFFSCRTVPYTGRKQLILFPLETERELGRESFLEISKTEKFSENQEYNELVKKVGMKIISEGGIGIKENWEFRVIENDKVINAFALPGGKVCVYTGLLKLIESEDELACVLGHEIAHVVARHGGERMSQLLLAELGGITLDMALKKKRSQTIEMAKVAYGVGVQVGVLLPFSREQEEESDYMGLIFMTKAGFDPEKALNFWEKMEKESKGKIPEFLSTHPSHNTRIKNIKKWIPEIKNKYGKK; this is encoded by the coding sequence ATGAAAATTTTTAAAAAAATAAATTTCTCTCTTTTTTTTGTATTTATATTTTTCTCCTGTAGAACTGTTCCTTATACTGGTAGAAAGCAGCTTATTCTTTTCCCCTTAGAAACTGAAAGAGAGCTTGGGAGAGAAAGTTTTTTAGAAATTTCTAAAACTGAAAAATTCTCTGAAAATCAAGAATATAATGAACTTGTTAAAAAGGTGGGTATGAAAATTATAAGTGAAGGTGGAATAGGTATAAAGGAAAACTGGGAATTTAGAGTAATTGAAAATGATAAAGTTATTAATGCCTTTGCACTTCCTGGAGGAAAAGTTTGTGTATATACAGGACTTTTAAAATTAATAGAAAGTGAAGATGAACTTGCCTGTGTTCTTGGTCACGAAATAGCTCATGTTGTTGCAAGACATGGAGGAGAAAGAATGAGCCAATTACTTCTTGCAGAGCTGGGTGGTATTACTCTTGATATGGCTTTAAAGAAAAAAAGAAGTCAGACTATTGAAATGGCAAAAGTAGCATACGGAGTAGGTGTTCAGGTTGGTGTTCTCTTACCTTTTTCAAGAGAACAGGAAGAAGAATCCGATTATATGGGTCTTATTTTTATGACAAAAGCTGGGTTTGACCCTGAAAAAGCATTAAATTTCTGGGAAAAAATGGAAAAAGAGTCAAAGGGTAAAATTCCAGAATTTTTATCAACTCATCCTTCACATAATACAAGAATTAAAAATATCAAAAAATGGATTCCTGAAATAAAAAACAAATATGGTAAAAAATAA
- a CDS encoding pyridoxal phosphate-dependent aminotransferase, protein MKNISPAFKNIVLSKIVKISEIVREKKEEFEKSKGKPFIQFQRGDIGIPTPDYIKKAVNDALQKGLTNYPKSGGENFFKDAVIEHLKEMGIKNIGRENIMATYGGQEGLQLVFSLFRGSKCIAFSPCWSCMLDNIFPYSETNYKLLPLKENFEIDFEKFEKSIKNAEILYLNNPHNPTGKVFTYEELEKINYLCKKNDVLIVSDEAYKDILFDGNKFYSMLKFDNDNVLSVFTFSKTFSATGFRIGYTVSRIPSIIEKMTLGDYSQTAGVVTFLQYAFKEALLNKKEREKWLNSFLKELKERRNVAYEELKSFIDDVYKPGGTFYFFIDLKKLIKKKIKRDIEDYIVNSLIEEGVAVTPGSAFGKDFSGYARISISTLGKELIREGIRRIKNFFLNN, encoded by the coding sequence ATGAAAAATATTTCTCCTGCCTTTAAAAATATTGTGCTTTCAAAAATAGTGAAGATTAGTGAAATTGTTAGAGAGAAAAAGGAAGAATTTGAAAAAAGTAAAGGTAAGCCTTTTATTCAGTTTCAAAGAGGGGATATAGGAATACCAACACCGGATTATATTAAAAAAGCTGTTAATGATGCTCTTCAAAAAGGTCTTACAAATTATCCAAAATCAGGCGGTGAAAATTTCTTTAAAGATGCTGTCATAGAACACTTAAAGGAAATGGGAATAAAAAATATAGGAAGGGAAAATATAATGGCAACTTATGGAGGCCAGGAAGGTCTTCAGCTTGTTTTTTCTCTTTTCAGGGGTTCAAAATGCATTGCCTTTTCACCGTGCTGGAGCTGTATGCTTGATAATATTTTTCCATATTCAGAAACAAATTATAAACTTCTGCCTTTAAAGGAAAATTTTGAAATAGATTTTGAAAAATTTGAGAAAAGTATTAAAAATGCTGAAATATTATATCTTAATAACCCCCATAATCCAACAGGTAAAGTTTTTACTTACGAAGAACTTGAAAAAATAAATTATTTATGTAAAAAAAATGATGTTTTAATTGTTTCTGATGAAGCATATAAAGATATACTGTTTGACGGAAATAAATTTTACAGCATGCTTAAATTTGATAATGATAATGTTTTATCTGTTTTTACTTTCTCAAAAACCTTTTCTGCAACAGGTTTCAGGATAGGTTATACTGTTTCAAGGATTCCCTCAATAATTGAAAAAATGACACTTGGGGACTACAGTCAAACAGCAGGGGTTGTAACTTTTCTTCAATATGCCTTTAAAGAGGCTCTTTTGAATAAAAAAGAAAGGGAAAAATGGTTAAATAGCTTTTTAAAGGAACTTAAAGAAAGAAGAAATGTAGCTTATGAGGAACTCAAAAGTTTCATAGATGATGTTTATAAACCGGGCGGAACTTTTTATTTTTTTATTGATTTAAAAAAATTAATAAAAAAGAAAATAAAAAGGGATATTGAGGATTACATAGTAAATTCACTTATAGAAGAAGGTGTAGCAGTAACCCCGGGTTCTGCCTTTGGTAAAGATTTTTCAGGGTATGCGAGAATTTCAATTTCAACCCTCGGAAAGGAGCTTATAAGAGAAGGAATAAGAAGAATTAAAAATTTCTTTTTAAATAATTAA
- a CDS encoding NifU family protein — MNISLNLESLKKKFNLKALYLIMEKEGTLYLGVRGGSKDFEKFIYENWGDKVKIFKKPKEEINFVIGEKILGYIKGHGGDIGIEDIDEEKGVIYVDLKDACSCCPHSVYTLTSGIKRVLVQFIPWVKEVKPVNETREPQFNFKLVELIKQGGKK; from the coding sequence ATGAATATTTCTTTAAATTTAGAATCTTTAAAAAAGAAATTTAATCTTAAGGCTTTATATTTAATAATGGAAAAAGAAGGAACTCTTTATCTTGGGGTAAGAGGTGGTAGTAAAGATTTTGAAAAATTTATTTATGAAAATTGGGGTGATAAGGTTAAAATTTTTAAAAAGCCTAAGGAAGAGATAAATTTTGTTATAGGTGAGAAAATTTTAGGTTATATAAAAGGTCACGGAGGGGATATTGGAATAGAGGATATAGATGAGGAAAAGGGTGTCATTTATGTTGATTTAAAAGATGCCTGTTCTTGTTGTCCCCATTCTGTTTATACTCTCACATCAGGTATAAAAAGGGTTTTAGTTCAATTTATTCCCTGGGTAAAGGAAGTAAAACCTGTAAATGAAACCAGGGAACCTCAGTTTAATTTTAAACTTGTTGAACTTATAAAACAAGGAGGTAAAAAATGA
- a CDS encoding PDZ domain-containing protein has translation MKGLNAGEKRGWLGVNAYEPAEEIKIALSIDYGVIVKDVIEDSPAYKAGIKKGDIKILLKRLK, from the coding sequence ATGAAGGGTTTGAATGCTGGGGAAAAAAGGGGATGGCTTGGAGTAAATGCCTATGAACCTGCTGAGGAAATAAAAATTGCCCTTTCAATTGATTATGGAGTAATCGTTAAGGATGTTATAGAAGATTCACCTGCTTATAAAGCTGGGATTAAAAAGGGTGATATTAAAATCCTCTTAAAAAGGTTGAAATAG
- a CDS encoding ferritin family protein produces MKFNSIDEIIEFAIKKEEEAYNIYNKLREKTKDKHLKKIFEELREEELKHKQKLIDFKEGKIILTPKSEKVPDLKISDTLISTELKEDFDFQDVLIFAMKREKLAFTLYTELAEKSENEDIRELLNSLAKEEAKHKLRLETIYDDYIG; encoded by the coding sequence ATGAAATTTAACTCAATCGATGAAATCATAGAATTTGCAATTAAAAAAGAAGAGGAAGCATACAATATTTATAACAAATTAAGGGAAAAAACAAAAGATAAACACTTAAAAAAAATCTTTGAAGAACTTAGAGAAGAAGAATTAAAGCATAAACAGAAACTTATTGATTTCAAAGAAGGGAAAATCATTTTAACTCCAAAAAGTGAGAAAGTTCCTGATTTAAAAATTTCAGATACACTCATAAGTACAGAATTAAAAGAAGATTTTGATTTTCAGGATGTTTTAATTTTTGCAATGAAAAGAGAAAAACTTGCCTTTACTTTATATACAGAACTTGCTGAAAAATCTGAAAATGAAGATATAAGAGAACTACTTAATTCTCTTGCAAAAGAAGAAGCAAAACATAAATTAAGACTCGAAACTATCTACGACGATTATATAGGTTAA
- a CDS encoding ferritin-like domain-containing protein, which produces MPSKELLELLNKAIAAELQVCIQYMWQHVLWSGPKHFAIKDEFKKIAIDEMKHAEKIAERLFYLGGMPTTNPLPINVGKNLKEMLEQDKKDEEMAIDLYKKIIKKADEEGDYTTSFIFKEILEDEEEHHDTFISLLENFDKD; this is translated from the coding sequence ATGCCATCCAAAGAATTACTTGAACTTTTAAATAAAGCAATAGCAGCTGAATTGCAGGTTTGTATTCAGTATATGTGGCAACATGTTTTATGGAGTGGACCTAAACATTTTGCAATAAAGGATGAATTTAAAAAAATAGCAATTGATGAAATGAAACATGCTGAAAAAATCGCAGAAAGACTTTTTTATCTCGGTGGTATGCCTACAACAAATCCTCTTCCCATTAATGTGGGAAAAAATCTAAAAGAAATGCTTGAACAGGACAAAAAAGATGAAGAGATGGCAATTGATCTTTATAAAAAAATAATTAAAAAAGCAGATGAGGAAGGAGACTACACAACAAGTTTTATTTTTAAAGAAATTCTGGAAGATGAAGAAGAACATCACGATACTTTTATAAGTTTGCTTGAAAACTTTGATAAAGATTAA
- a CDS encoding ferritin family protein, with translation MDLSQYNLEELLSIAIKSEIEARELYESLSRKVKNAFLKDKLKFLSQEEQKHKETFESIYKNRFPGKRLLLPEKSPVPLPQINIKSEKIKISEIFEMAMQAEKNAYDFYISLATYFKEEPETAIMINYIASMELGHYKIFEIEKENALKFEDYDIENPLMHLGP, from the coding sequence ATGGATTTATCACAGTATAACCTTGAAGAACTACTTTCTATTGCTATAAAAAGTGAAATAGAAGCAAGAGAACTATACGAAAGCTTAAGTAGAAAGGTTAAAAATGCTTTCTTAAAGGATAAATTAAAATTTCTATCCCAGGAAGAACAGAAGCATAAAGAAACCTTTGAATCAATTTATAAAAATAGATTCCCTGGAAAAAGATTATTACTTCCAGAAAAATCACCTGTTCCATTACCCCAAATAAATATTAAGTCTGAAAAAATTAAAATAAGTGAAATTTTTGAAATGGCTATGCAGGCTGAGAAAAATGCCTATGACTTTTATATTTCTCTTGCTACATATTTTAAAGAAGAACCTGAAACAGCTATTATGATCAACTATATTGCCTCAATGGAATTAGGACATTACAAGATATTTGAGATAGAAAAAGAAAATGCGCTTAAATTTGAAGATTACGATATTGAAAATCCTTTAATGCATTTAGGTCCTTAA